The following DNA comes from Seriola aureovittata isolate HTS-2021-v1 ecotype China chromosome 15, ASM2101889v1, whole genome shotgun sequence.
gtgtcttttctcCCACGGCTGGGCATTGAGATGCATGTCTTTTGTGACAGGTTGTTGGGGGTTGGGCTTTCTCTCCAAAGTGAAGTAGGCATTGATGGTCCCAAGTGACACCTCCATGCGGATTCAGGAATTTCAATTCAGCCACACGTTAGACGTGTGAATGAGAGGGACTTTTTAATTCGGTGCATTCTCCTGAATTGGCcctaaagaggaagtgaaacaaTGTGACACTCAGCATAGGGgctgttttctgttctctgtaGATGTGATATCAATACAGAATTTTCATCCACCAATTTTATTATTGCTGATAACTTTAATTACAAAGGCTTTATCTTAATTATTAATCACTTAATCAGGCCATTTCTATTAcatattctgtttttgtactggattgtgtgtgcaggtctgcacatcactttcattttcaatttgtatGCAAAATTGCAAAAGCCGTGCCATCTGTAAATCATGCGGCCCTTTCCCCCTGAAAATAAGTGTTTTACATTGCTATGACAACCGTGGTGATTTTAATAAAGTGGATTCTGATTgttaagtcataaaatgcatCACCTCTAAAAATCCCCATTCCCAAATGTTGAATTCAGAATTCATATGCACTCAAGATTGTCTGTGATGTTGCCCCACTTGGGTTTCCAATGAGAGCACTTATTAGCACTTAAGTTAGCTGCAGGCTCACTGACAAAGCTCCGTCTCCTTGGCAGGAACAGAAACTTATTCACAGCAGCTGAGTGGTATTGCTGTTAAGTTTCGCATGGCTTGAGGCAATAGCTATCTTCTTACAATTTTCAGACAGTGATCATTATCATCCAGTTTCAGACAAACTGTTAAATGCTGCAACACATATGCTTCTGTTGTGACGCAAAGCCTCTGCAGAAGCGTTGTTCTGCTTCGTGACTGCGAGTACAGACTGAGTAAAATGTCCTCAGCTTGTATGGAAAAAGGTGAATAAATGGTCTGTGTGGGTCATGGGAAGGTAAAGCAGCAGTAAAATTACACAGAAGAGGTTATAATTAGATTTGATAGAGGAATTTTATACACTGCGATTGCATCAGGGGTATGCGGTGACTGGAAAATcaaatatgatgacatttttgaccGAATAACACGACAACATTTGAGGGATGACTACTGCTGCTTTCTGAAGGCATTTAAAACCTGAAAATGTATCATATGTAATGTTGCGGTAATGACTGCACTGAGTCTCTTTAATAAGTTTAGAAAATTGCAACACCTGAGTCTGACATTAATGCTGCTGCTACAAAattaaaaggaatagtttgacattttctctctttagaATTAAACATAGAGAATCCCACTCTCTCATATCTGCAGGTTAAAtatgaataagtgtatttcctaaaatgtgaaactattcctttaaggaGAATGATTTGCTTGGAGCTTGAAGGGCaattgttttgttcatttccaGTATTTATAACTTCGAGAATGGCAATTtaattttggctttttttcccccatcacTTGTAGAACCTCCGTCGGCGCCACGTAGCATCAGCACCAAGATCAACGACACCACGCTCAGTCTGGAGTGGAACGAGCCTCTGGACAACGGCGGCAGAACAGACCTGGGCTACGCTGTCAGGTGCTCTGTGTGCAGGTCAACCAAAGGGCCGTGCCTCCCCTGCGGAGACAGCGTCAGCTACCGGCCAGAGCATGAAGGCCTGCTGGGTCGCAGGGTGGAGGTGTGGGGCCTCCTGCCGCACACCACGTACACCTTCACCATCCAGGCGCTCAACGGGGTGTCTCAGCTCAGCGGCAAGGACCCTGCGAGTGACAGTGTCAATATCACCACAAGCCATGACGGTaagaggtggagaggaagaggtggaaagGTATAAATAGTCAGAGTTTCATGCGGTATTTATAATTGTTCTGCCACCTGTGCAGTGCCATCGCTGGTGCCTGTGATTCACAAGAGCGACTCCACAGAGAGCAGTCTGACTCTGCACTGGTCAGTCCCAGCGCAGCAACACTACACCATCCTGCAGTATCAGCTACGCTACTGTGAGAAGGTGAGAGCTTCCCGACAACAcctctcatctctgtgtgaCTATTCAgacttcattattttctcttcacGCATACTGTGGCTCAGGATTAGAATGAAGACGTAGTAAACAGGGGGCTGCAGTAATTAAAATGGATTTCCTCACACAGACCCAAAATATGCAGGTGAAGTCAACAGAGACCAAAATGTCCTGTAACCTGCAGAACTTCTGGACAAACAAGACTGCTTCAGCTCAAAACATGGTCATGTGATTTCTGAGAGTAAGACTTTGTGTCAGTGTTACAGCTAAGACACAAGATGCTTTCGTGTGAAtgaaatccattttaaaatatatgtaaacCTCCAACATGTTAATTAACATGAGGTCAGGTCAGTGTGACTAAACTTCATATCAACAATATGCAGTTATAAGTATAGGATACTTGGATTCCTATAGATTACCCTTtagtggcttttttttcttgctttgagtttattttttcacagtgatttctgtcatttcctcATTTACTCCTGGTTTACACTCAGTTCCAGTCCAGCTAACTCCGTTTTCATTTAGGAGCGACGCAGTGAGGATCAGTGCCACTACACAGAGAGTAACAGAAACCAGGCCGTGCTCACAGACCTCCGCAGGGCCACTCAGTATGAAGTGCAGGTCCGGGCACGCACCATGGCTGGTTATGGCAGCTTCGGCCCTGCAACCATCTTCCGCACCCTGCCTGATGGTAAGAAAAAGCTCCATTTACTCTTGAAGAcagactttctttttctttttcttttcttttaattttttaaaattcttccCTGCACAGTCAGGCCCTGCTCAATTTCTTGTTATGAATTTATTGCCTGTGTCCTTTTATCGAGCCTCTTTTAATATTACAAATTCCTGTCAtgctctttctttccctcttttaatatttttttctttactaccAATGTAAACTTCCTGTCACGGTTTCTGTCGTTGCATTACTCTaactctctgcctgtgtgtcttgttttcttttcttttttctctgtgtcttttgtttgtctCAGGACATGACTCTGCCTCCCAGTTCTTGATACCTGGCATCCTTATCGCTGTTGGGATGCTGCTGCTTGTCACTTTCGTCTTGGTGGCTGCTTACTGCATACGGTGAGAACAAGGGAAGGGGAAAGAagcgaaaagaaaaaaaaaaaaaagaagctgacaGAATAACAggaaatgggagaaaaaaaacggGGAAATCGAAAACCAATAACAACCACGACCccaattttacagttttacaccACTTTGTTCTCTTGTTTATACAAATGATATCTTATCAACAGTGGATTTGCACTCTGTTACCCATaccatgttttttctctgtgaggCAGTTCAGACACAAAGCAATGCTCATGATGTCTTTTGCTTGCACAGCTAAAAGTTATCCTGCTCATTAGAACATTTTCCTTAGGCTTCATTGTTTGAGTAAATAGTGTTGGATGCCAtcagagggggagaaaaagagagtgtgtgtgtgtgtgtgtgtgtgtgtgtgtgtgtgtgtgtgtgtgtgtgtgtgtgtgtgtgtgtgtgtgtgtgagagagagagagacagatgacgATAGAGGTAGAGGGCAGGGAGAGACAGGATGCAGGCGTCCCAACCCTGTTTCCACAGGACAAGAGAACAATAGCTGTGACCTtgtgacatacacacacacatacacatacacatagagttacacacacaattaacacacacacacaaaccagtgGCTGAGGCCCAGATCTGCCACTAACCGAGGGTGGTGCATTATTGCTATTTTAGGCTTATgaggtgggagagggagagaaatggaggaaggcAGGGATCCAGTAGCTACGGGGCCGTTACAGTCTTACAGGGATGAGTTTTTGCCAGCAGAATTATAATGGAGCCACTTGTGTCAAAGAGCAGAACCATAGGCGTTGGCTTAGGTATTTGTCATTACTGCAAGTCATCACACATTATGTTTTTGAGATTGCTGTGGGTTGTTTAAAGCAAACTGAATCCTTACAACAACAAgggtatttttgttttgtcagaaaataataaaatgatggtGTTTTTGGAACAGAGAGTGTCCTTCAGGACTCTGGAGCTCTGTCAACAAGAGAGTATTTGGTCTGTAGCTGAACTGAACTCTGACCCCTCTGCACATTGGAGTATTCCTAAAGGGGATCAATAAATTATCATATTTTGCTATGCTCGCTTGCATCCTAGAATTtttatcatcaaataaaaatcacacaatgtttttgatttttggttctttttttctcatttagagtttatattttattcaacaagacatcttttttttgtttttgcatctgaACAGTCACATTGTTTCAGCATTGATTGGCTTCACATTGAAAAAGCATTAGCAATGCTTGCCAAAAAAATTTAAGTCAAACATCCATTTTTCAGATAACTGCACTGCCATCCTAAtcttactttatttatcccgATCTCTTCCTGCCTGCAGCAGACACAGCCGAATAAAGGATCCAGAACTGAGCGACAAAAACAGCCAGTACCTTGTTGGCCAAGGTAACAGATCAAGGACGCATACACACTAAACCTCGGCAGTGATTTCCAACTcattaagaaaatcatatttaatGCGACGGGCTCGTTGCTGCACATAGTTCTCtaaacttttcttcttttcctttcccacgactctgtttgtctttctctcgcAGGGGTCAAGGTTTATATCGACCCCTTCACCTATGAGGATCCGAATGAGGCGGTGCGAGAATTTGCCAAGGAAATCGATGTTTCCTTTGTCAAGATTGAGGAGGTTATTGGCGCTGGTAAGCCCCAGCCGTATGCTTTTCCCAGTATTCATAAATGAGTGAACTTTGCACTGGTCATCTCTTTCTGTGGACTCACTGactgaatgtatttttgtagCCCTGCTGATTGTCTTCtttcaaaataacattattaaaaataaatctaatttaCTAAGTTAAATTGattctgtgacatttaaaaccatTGTCTGGTGTTTTTATTGGACAAAATTCAATATATGCGTGTAAATAAAGCAATTAACTGATAAATATGTCAGCAATATTAGTAGCCCCTCATTCAAAACTAAAGGGCACCACTAGCTGCAAGCAAGCTGTAGGTTTGCTGACGATAATAGTCATCCTCTTAATGTGGTGAACGACTGCTACAGCAAACAGCTCTAATagatgtttatgtgtctgtgctgcaggagagTTTGGGGAGGTGTGTCGAGGACGGCTGAGGATCccagggaaaaaagaaaactacgTGGCAATAAAGACGCTGAAGGGAGGCTACACTGATAAGCAGAGACGGGACTTCCTGTCTGAGGCGTCCATCATGGGGCAGTTCCAGCACCCCAACATCATCCACCTGGAGGGGATCATCACGGCCAGCTGTCCGGTCATGATCCTCACGGAGTTCATGGAGAACGGAGCTCTGGATTCGTTTCTGCGGGTCAGTGTGAGATAGAGAAGAGCACACACTAAAAAAACTACGCCAtcacttccctccctctccaacTCAAGTGTTTCTTTCCTCCGTAGCTGAACGACAGCCAGTTCACGCCCATCCAGCTGGTGGGTATGCTGCGCGGCATCGCCTCCGGCATGAAGTACCTGGCAGAGATGAGCTACGTCCACCGGGACCTGGCTGCCCGCAACATCCTGATCAACAGTAACCTGGTGTGCAAGGTGTCTGACTTCGGCTTGTCTCGCTTCCTGCAGGAGAACTCGTCTGACCCGACCTACACCAGCTCTCTGGTGAGATGACAATCCTCCTCAGTTATTGCCTAAAAAACTCTTCATTAAATTCATCTGCTGTGAATCTGCCTGCAGgatatgaatgaaaattatCTTCAAAGCTCTAGCACATGAGTGGGAGATCAGGACAGGGATTTGACAAGTAGACCAACATGCCATTGATTATGACATGGTATAGTTTCTTAAGTAGCGgcatgctttatttttttttcctttttcaattaTGTTTGAACTAGAATCCACAGGGCTGACGCTCATATTGtcaaattcagtttaaaaatcACACCTTTCACACACTTTACATTTGTTGAAATATTATGTGATAGTTCATTATTTTGCAGTGTTAACTTACTGTTATTTTACCCCCTTCAGGTTCCTTGTCAGagctctgtctgactgtgtttatGCGAAGTCTTGCAGTGttgactgttttcatttctgtgcagGGAGGTAAAATCCCAATCCGCTGGACAGCACCGGAGGCAATAGCCTTCAGAAAGTTTACCTCAGCCTCAGATGTGTGGAGCTATGGCATCGTCATGTGGGAGGTCATGTCTTTTGGAGAGAGACCCTACTGGGACATGAGCAACCAGGATGTAAGTTTGAGCAAAAAAGCCATGTTAGGCAATTCTTGACGGTGATTGTTGAGGTTTTCTTAGGCACAGCACGAAGCCGAGCTTTTCCTAATTAAAAGTTTGTTTAATaacttttacatttgcattctGAAAAAAGGTTTCATATAATCAATGTGTCTTAAGTCTTAGTGTTTGAATAGTAGCTGAATCATGAGATTgcctctttcctcttctgtgattattttttcttcttgtttgtaCATTTGTTAATCTTTTAGCCCTTGAAGCAACTCAGTATTGATTTAAATACCACTCAGTTAATGAATTggtttgatcttttttttttttttttcctatcagGTAATCAATGCCATAGAGCAGGACTACAGGCTGCCCCCTCCCCCTGACTGCCCCACCCACCTGCACCAGCTGATGTTGGACTGCTGGCAGAAGGACCGCTCGGCGCGTCCTCGCTTCACGGACCTTGTCAGCGCTCTGGACAAGCTGATCCGCAACCCTGCGTCACTGAAAATAGTCGCCCAAGAGGGAGCAGGGTGAGAGTGCAGATGTGTTTGGGTGATTGACAGACAATAAGGTCACAATGACAGTGAATATACAGCTCGAGAATGAGCTGAGCTCTGTCCTTTTATAATGTCTCTGCCTTGGTGTCCCTTTAGAGCTCTGACAGTCACAGGACAGACATTACCCTCCTACTGTCCAATCTTATGTACCACCTTAATGTCCTGCTGTGACCTGTCAGCCACTTGCTGTGCCCATTTCCCTTCCTCCACATTCTGCTTGTCGGCTTGTTGCATACGGCAGCGGACACTCCACCCCTGACAAATCCCATTGTTTGTCCCTGTCAGTCACTCAGCGTCAGATTATACCTCTGAGTGTCAGCTGGAATGTTGCTGCAGGATATGTAGTCCATATAAGCTCctcactgttttcttcttttttttttgctgtgacagtgtgtgtaagTCCTTCCTTTGTTTCTCAACTCTGTCCCCCAGGCCGTCCTACCCCCTGCTGGACCAGCGTGCACCTTTAGCCCTCTCGTCGTGTGCTTCAGTGGGGGAATGGCTGAGGGCCATCAAGATGGAGCGCTACGAAGACAGCTTCCTGCAGGCTGGCTTCAACTCAGTGGACCAGCTGGCCCAGATCACCACACAGTCAGTTCCCATTGCCAGCTTTCCTATCTAAACTGATACTTATCTCTGGAggaacattttcacttttcaattcACACCTCCTGGCCACAAGGTCAAAGAGAGCCAGCCTCGCTTTTAGTAGTGACGGTTGCAAACTGGATTTCCTGAAGTTCCGTTTCAATTTAAGTATGAAAGACTATGGAAGCACAGAGAGCAAGAATTTGATGACTGAAATATTACTTTTATATCAATCAAATCatatctttctttcctcctgtctaattattgatttttttttccatctgtattCAGGGATCTCCTGCACATGGGAGTGACTTTGGCCGGGCATCAGAGGAAAATCCTTTCCAGCGTCCAGACAATGACCTTTCGGAACAAGAGCACTACAACTGTGACCTTCTAGCTCACCTGTCTGCTGACCTAGAGGTGAACACCAGCACACAGTTGCAGCCATGTACTGAGAGCACTCTGGATCCTCTCCTGTGACCCACTTTGAACACAGACTCCTAGAGAGATTGGCAGAACTTTATTCATgaccaggggaaaaaaaaaagaaaaaagaaaaaaagatcaaaaatcAGCAGCTAAAGATGACTTTCTTGTGAGGATCAGAGGAAGTCGTCCGGAGAATGGCAAGTCCTAGTCACCTGCAGTGACCAGGGaatgaagctgatgatgtgCAGACTGACTCTGCCTCGTTTTACAGTTTgtgctcagtgtttttatatctaCCAGAGGTTAGGAACCAATACATGTGCTAAATcaagaggagagacagatcCAAGTTTACATTGTTTCTGTAGTGTCATGTCATTTTGAAAACTGGCAGTTGACGAGTTGTTGACCCAGTAAAACGTCACTTCACCAAAggag
Coding sequences within:
- the ephb4a gene encoding ephrin type-B receptor 4a, translated to MELTYWSTVLLGYIFLNWAHLASAEEEVLMNTKTETSDLKWTIFSRAKPEWEEVSGLDEENNSVRTYQICQTDSSSSHWLRSGFIQRRGASQVYVELRFTMMECSSRSTHHRSCKETFNLYYYQADSNEATATYPPWMENPYTKVDTVAADFLLRKGGERKFNVKTLRLGPLSKRGFYLAFQAQGACMALLSVRVFFKKCPPLVSALSSFPETVPRTLVQEAQGVCVEHAAQQGPRPRPPKLFCGEDGQWVGQPTTSCACLPGFEPTEGHTRCTACSVGQFKSGTEGQCTDCPGFSHAAIRGESVCACRSGYLRAESDTPDTQCTKPPSAPRSISTKINDTTLSLEWNEPLDNGGRTDLGYAVRCSVCRSTKGPCLPCGDSVSYRPEHEGLLGRRVEVWGLLPHTTYTFTIQALNGVSQLSGKDPASDSVNITTSHDVPSLVPVIHKSDSTESSLTLHWSVPAQQHYTILQYQLRYCEKERRSEDQCHYTESNRNQAVLTDLRRATQYEVQVRARTMAGYGSFGPATIFRTLPDGHDSASQFLIPGILIAVGMLLLVTFVLVAAYCIRRHSRIKDPELSDKNSQYLVGQGVKVYIDPFTYEDPNEAVREFAKEIDVSFVKIEEVIGAGEFGEVCRGRLRIPGKKENYVAIKTLKGGYTDKQRRDFLSEASIMGQFQHPNIIHLEGIITASCPVMILTEFMENGALDSFLRLNDSQFTPIQLVGMLRGIASGMKYLAEMSYVHRDLAARNILINSNLVCKVSDFGLSRFLQENSSDPTYTSSLGGKIPIRWTAPEAIAFRKFTSASDVWSYGIVMWEVMSFGERPYWDMSNQDVINAIEQDYRLPPPPDCPTHLHQLMLDCWQKDRSARPRFTDLVSALDKLIRNPASLKIVAQEGAGPSYPLLDQRAPLALSSCASVGEWLRAIKMERYEDSFLQAGFNSVDQLAQITTQDLLHMGVTLAGHQRKILSSVQTMTFRNKSTTTVTF